In Bacillota bacterium, the genomic stretch GGGCCGGGTCGTCTTCCAGCTTTTGCCGCAGCCGCACCACGTGCACGTCCACCGTCCGGGTGTCCCCGGCGAAATCGTAACCCCACACCTTGTCCAACAGCAGTTCCCGTGTGAGAACGATGCCCTTGTTGGCCATCAGCATGCGCAACAGGTCGTACTCCTTAGGGGTCAGCTCCACCGGCCGGCGGCGAACCCACACCTGGTGGCGCGCCAGGTCCATGACCACGTCCCCCACGCGAAGCTCGTTCTGGGACGCCGTCTGCACTTCGGCAGGGGCGGCCGCGCCCTGGGCCGCCTGCGACCGCCGCAGCACGGCGCGGACCCGTGCCACCAGTTCCCGGGGGCTGAAGGGCTTGGTGATGTAGTCGTCCGCTCCCAGCTCCAGCCCCACCACCTTGTCCACCTCGCTGGCCTTGGCCGTGAGCATGACGATGGGGACGTTGGTCTTGCGCCGGATCTGCCGGCACACCTCGAGCCCGTCCAGCCCCGGCAGCATCAGGTCGAGAAGCACCAGGTCCGGTTTGGCGCGCTCCACCTTCTCCAGGGCCTCAAGCCCGTCGGACGCGGATTCGGTGACGAACCCCTCCTTCTGCAGTGCGAACTGCACCAGTTCCACGATGGAGGGTTCGTCGTCCACCACCAGCACCCGGTACGGCATCCTCACCGAACCCCTACCACTCCACGACCCGGATGTCCCAGAGGTCGGGGATCTCGCGCAGCATGGCAAGCACCGGCTCCGGGATGCCTGAGTCCACGCCCAGCACCATCACCGCATGGCCGCCGGGCCTGTCCCGGCCCACCTGCATGTACG encodes the following:
- a CDS encoding response regulator transcription factor, yielding MPYRVLVVDDEPSIVELVQFALQKEGFVTESASDGLEALEKVERAKPDLVLLDLMLPGLDGLEVCRQIRRKTNVPIVMLTAKASEVDKVVGLELGADDYITKPFSPRELVARVRAVLRRSQAAQGAAAPAEVQTASQNELRVGDVVMDLARHQVWVRRRPVELTPKEYDLLRMLMANKGIVLTRELLLDKVWGYDFAGDTRTVDVHVVRLRQKLEDDPAHPRYIETVRGVGYRMRENPA